The nucleotide sequence GTGGACGAATTTTCCGACCGCCGCGTTCGCGGCCGCGTTGAGGAGCGTATGCGTGCCCAGGACATTGGTGCGCACGAATTCCTCGGCGCCGGATATCGAGCGGTCGACATGCGATTCCGCGGCGAAGTGCACCACCAGATCGGTGCCGCGCAGCAGCTCGCCGACGAGCTCACCGTCGCAGATGTCGCCGCGGACGAAGCACAGCCGGGGGCTGTCGGCGACCTCGGCCAGGTTGGCCTCGTTGCCCGCGTAGGTGAGCTTGTCGACCACCACGACCTGGGCGTCCGCCCAGTCGGCGTACGCCCCTGTCAACGTCTGCCGGACGAAGTGGGAGCCGATGAAGCCCGCGCCGCCGGTCACAACTATGCGCACTGGAGACAACCCTTCAGCGATGATTGGCCGCGATATCCATCAGATATTTTCCGTAGTCCGTCTTGCCGAGTTCCACACCGAGCTCATAGCAGGCGGCCGCGTCGATGAAACCCATGCGGAAGGCTATCTCCTCGAGACAGGCGATCCGCACTCCCTGGCGCTGTTCCAGAAGCTGCACATACTGGCCCGCCTGCAGCAGCGAGTCATGAGTTCCGGTGTCCAGCCAGGCGAATCCGCGGCCGAGCCCGATCAGTCTGGCCTTTCCGCGCTCCAGATAGACGCGATTGACGTCCGTGATCTCCAGTTCGCCGCGCGCGGAGGGCTGTACGTTCTTGGCGATGTCCACGACGTCGTTGTCGTAGAGATACAGACCGGTGATCGCCAGATTGGACTGGGGGGCGGCCGGCTTCTCCTCGAGGGAGATCAGCCGGCCCTGCTCGTCCATTTCTCCGACACCATAGCGCTCGGGGTCCTTGACTCCGTAGCCGAATAGCACACAGCCGTCGACATGGCTTGCCTCGTTGTGCAGCATCTTCGAAAACCCGGGCCCGTGGAAGATGTTGTCGCCCAGGACCAGCGCCACCTGGTCGTCGCCGATGAACTCGGCTCCGATGATGAATGCCTCGGCGATGCCATTGGCCTCGGGCTGTTCGGCGTACTCGATCGAAAGGCCCAGCCGGCGGCCGTCGCCGAGGAGTGCGCGGAACAGCCCCACATGGAGCGGGGTGGAAATGATCTGGATTTCCCTGACGCCGCCGAGCATGAGCACCG is from Streptomyces hygroscopicus and encodes:
- a CDS encoding glucose-1-phosphate thymidylyltransferase, coding for MKGIVLAGGSGTRLHPLTHAVSKQILPVYNKPMIYYPLSVLMLGGVREIQIISTPLHVGLFRALLGDGRRLGLSIEYAEQPEANGIAEAFIIGAEFIGDDQVALVLGDNIFHGPGFSKMLHNEASHVDGCVLFGYGVKDPERYGVGEMDEQGRLISLEEKPAAPQSNLAITGLYLYDNDVVDIAKNVQPSARGELEITDVNRVYLERGKARLIGLGRGFAWLDTGTHDSLLQAGQYVQLLEQRQGVRIACLEEIAFRMGFIDAAACYELGVELGKTDYGKYLMDIAANHR